The Oncorhynchus mykiss isolate Arlee chromosome 17, USDA_OmykA_1.1, whole genome shotgun sequence genomic interval tcagatgaagaggaggacgaccgtgacacagaacagatttttaccttgtcaactcgggattcaatcttgcaacctttcggttactagttcaacgctttaaccactaggctacctgccgccccaggcagccaagcaaagaggcactgagtttgaaggttgggcttgaaatacatctacaggtacacctccaattgactcaaatgatgtcaattagcctatcagaagcttctaaagccatgacataattttctggaattgtccaagctgtttaaaagcacagtcaacttagtgtatgtatacttctgacccactggaattgtgatacagtgtattataactgaaataatgtcagcaattgttggaaaaattacttgtgtcatacacaaagtagatttttttcttttcttttggaAAAGTTTCATTGACACAATTCCTTTAAAAACagctcatacattttttacatcattgaTACACATAAAAACGGCACTAAGGCATAAAACACAGCATTTGAAAGTTACATTTAAATTTGTTAAAAAGTACATGTTGTTAAAACCAATGAAAACAACCATGAATAAAAGTACTTTCCTTGTAAAAACATCAAATCtgtaaaagccatttaaaatgtgtactaatgatctaacaaaggtaaaacatttttaagacaTGAAAAACATGTTAAAAGGCTGTCTTCAGTCCCTTGTACAGGAGCGGGGTGAGTCTTTATCAAGCTCACCTCATCCTGCTCTTCTGAATAGATCATTGTCCCGTCCTTCGGGGCCCAGAGGAGATCCCTCCCCTAGGCGCATCGCCCTAGGCGCCGCAGCGCTGTCAGGCCGTGGCCGCCGGGACCTAGGGTGTTGTGGGGGACCCTTCGCCTGGGGTCGAGGCCCCCTTCCTTCCATACCACCCCAGGGCTTCCGTGGCTACCATGGCCACTGCCTGGGGGGTGGTCTCTACGTTTTTCGCTACCAGCAGGTTACGGGAGGACCACAGTGCTTCCTTCAGGCACGTGAGGGTGGGCCAGAGCTTGGTGAAGGCCTTCGTTGGAATGGGCCTTCGGACCACCCCATACAGCACGAGCTGAGGTGTTAGGTCCTCCCCTGCTGGCAGACACGAGGTGTTCAGGGGGCCTGCTTCCTTCCACAGGTCTCTGGCGGCTCTGCACTCCCAGAGCATGTGCCTCACCGACTCTTCTTGGCCGCAGCCTGGTCGGGGGCACGCGGATGTCCTCGCCATGCCCCGTGAGTGCATAACGGCCCTGACCGGGAGGATCTCGTGGGCGACCATCCAGGACAGGTCCCGATGCCGATTCAGGAGAGCAGGGTGGGCCACGTTGCGCCAAACCATTGTGGGCTCACCTATAGCGAGCCCGCGCACTGGACACACTGGTTCCCAATCCtgcacaagagagagaagagagcggtgTTTTGTTAAGAACGTGACTGTTTCTTTTTCCAGTTTAAAATGTCTTAAAAACTTCTGGAGCTGGACGTAGGGCGGGGGTAGCAGGAAAGAGACTGGGGCTCGCAGGTCGACTGGGGTCAGCCTCAGAGTCCTGAGGTAAGATCC includes:
- the LOC118940132 gene encoding uncharacterized protein LOC118940132: MGRPRTRLPLTVKLTDIRVLGVKFDRGGGGSGNWSGILGTVRQRLGFWGLRQLTFEGKVLIIKAVILPVLLLISSVFIPPLRSILDLERNLFYFLWGGKWERLRREVVKRPRSKGGKGLPDLYLFLGSRYTALHLTLATSPVNNKTQALARFWLGSYLRTLRLTPVDLRAPVSFLLPPPYVQLQKFLRHFKLEKETVTFLTKHRSLLSLVQDWEPVCPVRGLAIGEPTMVWRNVAHPALLNRHRDLSWMVAHEILPVRAVMHSRGMARTSACPRPGCGQEESVRHMLWECRAARDLWKEAGPLNTSCLPAGEDLTPQLVLYGVVRRPIPTKAFTKLWPTLTCLKEALWSSRNLLVAKNVETTPQAVAMVATEALGWYGRKGASTPGEGSPTTP